A stretch of the Actinomyces faecalis genome encodes the following:
- a CDS encoding class I SAM-dependent methyltransferase, giving the protein MASSTSSSSPSATSLAPLLTAEGWQLLSSLPPYDPEGVLSLGEELRAAGHSPELVSAALTQQRLRERAAAKFGPFAAQMLFTPDGLEQATRLAVSAHHAARYARAGVRRVADLGCGIGGDAVALAGLDLPVLAVERDEATAALATVNLMPFDHAEVLCADALGLDLEAHDVDAVFADPARRAGGRRLNDPEQWSPRLSQVLALRERVAALGVKVAPGIDHGLLPADSHVQWVSVGGEVVEAGIWCGPLAPEGPGRSALVMSPDPASSGDQASHVLTDPECSDPSVAPTQLDPVIGAEGLGPLLHEPDGAAIRAGLVAHLARRLGARPLAPRIAYLTGCAPVPSELRPFVRSWRVREVLPLHLKVLKARVRAREIGCLEIHRRGVDVSPDALRASLRPKGSQGETWVLTRLGAASDRGRGKAASPKGVVLVVEKLEPERGVQALRPGHQAGA; this is encoded by the coding sequence ATGGCCTCTTCCACCTCGTCCTCCTCCCCCAGCGCCACCTCGCTCGCCCCTCTCCTGACTGCCGAGGGGTGGCAGCTGCTGTCCTCCCTCCCGCCCTACGACCCTGAAGGGGTCCTGAGCCTGGGCGAGGAGCTCCGCGCAGCCGGTCACAGCCCAGAGCTGGTGTCCGCAGCGCTGACCCAGCAGCGCCTGCGTGAGCGGGCCGCCGCGAAGTTCGGTCCCTTCGCCGCCCAGATGCTCTTCACTCCCGACGGGCTGGAGCAGGCCACGCGTCTGGCTGTCTCCGCCCACCACGCCGCGCGCTACGCACGTGCCGGAGTCCGCCGGGTGGCGGACCTGGGCTGCGGCATCGGCGGGGACGCCGTCGCCCTGGCAGGCCTCGACCTGCCGGTGCTCGCCGTCGAGCGGGACGAGGCGACAGCGGCCCTGGCCACTGTCAACCTCATGCCCTTCGACCACGCCGAGGTCCTGTGCGCCGACGCCCTCGGGCTCGACCTGGAGGCCCACGACGTCGACGCCGTCTTCGCTGACCCTGCCCGTCGTGCCGGCGGACGACGCCTGAACGACCCGGAGCAGTGGTCTCCGCGCCTGAGCCAGGTCCTGGCCCTGCGTGAGCGGGTCGCCGCCCTCGGCGTCAAGGTGGCTCCCGGGATCGACCACGGCCTCCTTCCGGCTGACTCCCACGTGCAGTGGGTGAGCGTGGGAGGCGAGGTCGTCGAGGCCGGGATCTGGTGCGGGCCACTCGCCCCGGAGGGGCCGGGCCGCTCCGCGCTCGTGATGAGCCCTGACCCAGCCTCGTCAGGCGACCAGGCCTCACACGTCCTGACCGACCCCGAGTGCTCAGACCCCTCGGTCGCTCCCACCCAGCTCGATCCCGTCATCGGGGCGGAGGGGCTCGGACCCCTGCTGCACGAGCCCGACGGCGCAGCCATCCGGGCAGGCCTCGTTGCCCACCTGGCCCGGCGCCTGGGTGCCCGCCCCCTGGCACCGCGTATCGCCTACCTCACCGGCTGCGCGCCGGTCCCCTCCGAGCTGCGTCCCTTCGTGCGCAGCTGGCGGGTCCGTGAGGTCCTGCCCCTGCACCTCAAGGTGCTCAAGGCTCGCGTGCGAGCCAGGGAGATCGGGTGTCTGGAGATTCACCGTCGCGGTGTCGACGTCTCTCCCGACGCGTTGCGTGCCTCGCTGCGCCCCAAGGGGTCTCAGGGCGAGACCTGGGTGCTCACCCGCCTGGGGGCGGCCTCTGACCGCGGCAGGGGCAAGGCCGCCAGCCCCAAGGGCGTCGTCCTCGTCGTCGAGAAGCTCGAGCCTGAGCGCGGGGTCCAGGCACTGCGGCCCGGCCACCAGGCCGGGGCCTAG
- a CDS encoding WhiB family transcriptional regulator, with product MPERSRQPGPVTALWEWQYQGACLGMDSAQFFHPDGERGRSRRRRDDGAKAVCRRCSVLARCREHALSTQEPYGVWGGMTEEERRALLSSRPH from the coding sequence ATGCCTGAGCGGTCGCGCCAGCCTGGTCCCGTGACCGCGTTGTGGGAGTGGCAGTACCAGGGCGCGTGCCTGGGGATGGACTCCGCCCAGTTCTTCCACCCTGACGGCGAGCGGGGCAGGTCGCGCCGGCGACGTGACGACGGCGCGAAGGCCGTGTGCCGTCGCTGCTCGGTCCTCGCGCGCTGCCGCGAGCACGCCCTGTCCACGCAGGAGCCCTACGGGGTGTGGGGTGGCATGACCGAGGAGGAGCGCCGGGCCCTCCTCTCCAGCCGTCCGCACTGA
- the groES gene encoding co-chaperone GroES — MSISIKPLEDRIVVQTLEAEQTTASGLVIPDTAKEKPQEGKVVAVGPGRVDDSGKRIPVDVAEGDVVIYSKYGGTEVKYAGEDYLILSARDVLAVVTK, encoded by the coding sequence ATGTCGATCTCCATCAAGCCGCTCGAGGACCGCATCGTCGTCCAGACGCTTGAGGCTGAGCAGACCACCGCCTCCGGCCTGGTCATCCCGGACACCGCCAAGGAGAAGCCGCAGGAGGGCAAGGTCGTGGCCGTGGGCCCCGGCCGCGTCGACGACTCCGGCAAGCGCATCCCGGTGGACGTCGCCGAGGGCGACGTCGTCATCTACTCCAAGTACGGCGGCACCGAGGTCAAGTACGCGGGCGAGGACTACCTCATCCTCTCCGCGCGCGACGTGCTCGCCGTCGTCACCAAGTGA